The Gouania willdenowi chromosome 3, fGouWil2.1, whole genome shotgun sequence genome includes the window TTCCCTTGTGCAGGACTACAGTAGAAGAATACCTCCACGTTTTCTGTCTGGCTCCTCCTCCGTCCATCCATCTAAGGAACACCCAAGGAACCCCGAGTCATCGTCCTACTACTCCTGCTACAGTGCTCCTTCAGCCAGACGTGAGACTACCCTCCCTCCCAGGCCAGCTCCTGAAGGTGCAGAACAGGACGGGCGTAACTCCACATGTCGCCTTTTGTCTCGCTTGTTTACTCGTCGCTCTAGTGGATCCTCTAGTGTTTGCTCCCCTGACAACGACAGCACATCTCCTGGAGCCGACCGTGATGAGGGAGTAAGAAAATCTGCTGTGGACTTTAGAGGATCTGAGATAACTCGGGGAACCATCAGGAATCGCAGAGCAGAACCCACTCCTGTTGACGAAACTGGCAGAAATGGTCAGTGTGGTGGTCCAGCTCGGCCCAGAATGGCTTTGTGGAGAGAGTCTGATACCAGTAGTaatagcagcagcagtagtagtaatagcagcaCCAGTAGGAATAGCAGCACTAGTAGTAATGGCAGCACCATTAGGAATAGCCGCAGTAGTAGTAATGGGGCAGGCAGTGGCCCCGCCTCCTGGCTTCCCTCCTCCCTACGTGGGCGTTGCCCTCCTCTTCTGTCTCGGCTGCGTAGATACGCTGGACACGAGGACGTGGACTCAAATGCTGATGAAGAGGAAGACTGTGTCCACCCACTGCGTTTACTAAGGAGATGGGATCACGTGGAGCCCAACAGTATGCAaggtgaagaggaggaggaagaagatgatgatgatgatgatgatgatgaggatgttGAAGAGGAAGGAGCAGTTGGTTTGGAGGCTTTGGCTGCAGGTTCAGTTAGCAGACAGGAGAATGATGCGTTGCCTAACCTGGAGGATTGCTGGCCTCACCACAGACTGTTTGATGCCCTGTCTGCCTCGGGGGGCGCTCGGGGGGGTATGGAGAGCACGCTGGACAAACTGGAGGAAAAGAGCACCACCAGTCAAGACCAGGAGAAGCTGAGGAAGATCAAAGAAAGGTGCTGCATGTTCTTCCCTCTCACgcttttttatttctataatcAGGTTTTAATCTGAATCCTACTAAAGCGTGTAAACTAATCCCAGCATCCTTGTTTCCTCCCTCAGGCTGTTAATGGAGGACTCTGATGATGAGGATGGAGACCAGTGTAGGATCTGTCAAATGGGAGAGCAATCTTCCAGCGACCCTCTGATTCAGCCTTGTCGCTGCACAGGAAGTTTGCAATATGTCCACCAAGAGTGCATTAAGAGGTGGCTCCGCTCCAAAGTTGGCTCCGGTAAACTACAACTCTTTCTTCTTGAGTGCACATCAGGtctaaaatattgatttatttagtgttttcttCCCCGTCAGGAACAAACCTGGAGGCCATAACTACCTGTGAGCTCTGTAAAGAGAAGCTGCGTCTGGACATCCACAACTTTGACATTGAGGAGCTGTACAGGACACATAATGTGAGTTGGTCACTGATTATAAACACCTGCACATGAGGCTCATTGTTACATTAAACATAAATTCATCAACACATTCAGGATTGGTCGATGTGAATTTcttagggccgatgccgatttatgtcattttttttcgtCAGCCTGAGCAGATACgaactgccgattttcttgagccgatactacttttggtACCTTGGTACCTTTCAtagatcatgaccccattttaatatcacaagtTTCTGGTGACCCCGAAGACTTTATTTTCCTTCgacaattagtttttgatcacgttCGTTTTTAAATCACTAATcctttgtaacacagtatatcattattttatataaactTATATTACATGattatattatttatgttgttttttttaattatataaagggttacgttttatggggcAATTTTTTAAAGGCTCactatttgatttaatttaaacttAATTGTTATTggctttcaggggaaaaataataatttcaattggaaaaattgctggtcactgtaataatTTTGTTGTAACTTAACATTGATAATTGAAATATGTACATGACTCGACttaacgtgtgtgtgttccacAGTCAGAGTACGATGAGTTCATCAGCAGTGGACTCTACCTGGTGGTGCTGCTACATTTCTATGAGCAGAGGTTCTCAGATGTTCTGGGATCAGTGGACACTGCCAGGGTGAGAGGAGGagcatttcattcacacacaatGGCCCCCTATGATCAGATTGAGATCTAATTGTTgtctaaaatcacccaaacacAGTTTAACCTTATTTTAAACCCATTTTCCCTAAGTTTGAACCATCAGACGTGTATTGGTAGCGTTGACTCGTGGCAGGTTGCAAAGATGCTTTTCTTTCTCTTACCCAGTTATTCAACTTGGCTAGAATTCTACATGAGCGCATGGACATTCTTGAAAGTATGTCACTCAAATCTCACTCTCGTCTGCTCCAAACCAGCTTTCAATTGTACAACTTGTGTtaactgcttttttttatttttttattgagctACATGAAGCCTGATTTTTGTTTGGCTACTTTTCTTTACTCCCATAGTTTCTCCCTCTGATTTGATGCTTTGGTGTTGCAGGTCCCACTGGGGAAAGTGATGAGGACACCAGGCCGTCTGTGGACTTCTCTGACCTGGACGACGACCTTGATGAATATTGATTATATTAAATTGGACTCAAAGCTGGTCGGATGAAGGCCAATCACATTTCATGTATACAGTtcttaaatcaaataaataaagatttatcactctataaagcaaggaatgaCTGTTTGTATTCCTCAAATATCTgtggatcagactgacctgagagtttcaacatggctgctgcttggttcaagggtgtgcaacgtttgatttgtttggacgcccccGTTCCTGAGTCGACGGAGTCTGATGTCATTAGTAAAAACATTGGAGCATTGGTCCTACCTAGCCAACCACTGCACATTGTAGCCACGTGAATGACATCATTCATAAATTCTCTATAAAAGGAAGAAATTTCATAAATGTTTACAAATCCTGTTTATGTAAACTGACTGTTGtagattaatgacactaaatgaGTCTGGACTGAATCTGTTCCGGTCTGAGGAGATTCCGAGCCACGAGAATAATAAACTGCAATCTGAATAGATGAGGTATCACTCTACACAtctcacaacaaacctaaatgtccctgatgtcccaccttcaaacacctcatttaaccatccatgaaaaagctactgaacctcccacttttctatagcaatacatacttatACAGGCACTGCATAGTATCTATAACATATCCAATATCTCtatattcactcttctctccatccaacctactcactacAGATTGTAACGCTCataggtgctagtttttaataaaaggggcggggctaacagtgcgaGTTTGacacaagatggtcccaaaacatcacatggtcttgttctcagccaatagcaaaaatctattgtaatagcctggtttctacccatagagggcagtcactgggacattttacaactaaatatgacaaattgtaatactttgactaaaatattgTTGATCAACAGCACTTCTTACCCACATACATTTGTGTTCAGCAGaataaagtggttttggggtttagctACTCGTAAACCATTTCTAaaaagaaatacttttattttcatacatttaaatattttttactctgAAGAAAAATGTGCTATATTTTAAATACCAACTCTTTTGAGCCTTTAAATAGACGAGGTTTTAAGCAAATTTTATACTCTATCTTCTCAAACAAACAACTTCGGTAAGTCAGTGAATGAATTAAGCAAAATAATTAAACGTCATATTTAAACAGTTGAGTCACTATTAGCTCACCCGTTTTCCTTTTGGTTTGACTCCTTTCACCGTGAGTTTGTGTAGTGCATGTTTCTGCTGTTTACAGAGGACTTTCCTCATCAGTGTGATTGTTCTCACCTGATCACGTGAGCAGCGGAGAATCACGCGCACCCACCATTAACTTACTgctttgtgattttaattagaAGACATTATTTCAATCTGACACAAATGCTGAGAACTGATTTGTGTCAAATTGCACCACCACAAATCTCCATCAGACAAATAACCTAATACAATACTTAAAAATTAGTATTAAACTTAATGTCCTGGTAATCAGaattattttgaatgttttgttaaaaaaaaaaaaaaaaaaaaaaaaaaatctaaagtatATTAAGGCTGTAAAACTAAATTTACAGTATCTCTACAGTGTACTTCACCCTCTTTATGTGAAACATTAACAAGAATTTAGGGTTTTGGTAAAGTAGACTATCTAGGGCTGGGTAAAAAGGACCATAAGTcatctcttttattttttctgaaaatgtcaatGCATACAataaatcagtattttaaattcaaataaagtcttaccaaagAGACAATTCcgtgttaaatttgctgatgtaaaatgatgCCACATaagaatatatgttttttggcttttttcttatataagggacagcacgtgtgagtgagttatgTAGCGTGGCTTGTTTAGCAGAAGGTCTGGGGTAGGACGCACCAAACAATGCTTTTCTGAGAATTAGAAAAAGTAGCGACTCTTAAAAGTAGTATTTCGATAcgaaataagctataaaaatatatatataggcgatattgtaattttctatatcatcaaaatagaaaacttgatatatcttgaatctcgatatattgcccagccctacctacATCTCACAGTATGTTCCCAGGTACCAAACACTGTTGCCACCCTTCTTACGGTAATTAACCCCAGTCCGATTTCAATTTAGGTTTTACTTCAAGATGTTTTGACTATATATTAAGTTCTTTGATGTGATGAAAGTGACAGGTCTTTTGGAATACAAAGTCCAAGTTGTGCATTAAGCGTTGTTATAACTGAGGCAGCATGGCTTTCTGATCTCCATCTCTACAAAAGGACAAACGGAACCGATTTAGAAAGTTTCTACATGAAGCTCCGCCTCTAACATGTGGTAAAAAGAGTTTTCAATGAGATCGTCTACTACTTTGAAGTTTTGGATTTTAATTGTGCTAAATTACAAAGACACATTAATAAAGAAATCGCCAAATATTGTTGATCTTTTCATTTATGCCAAAGATATTAACCCAGACCTCTGCTTAGAAATGAGCTGTGTGATTTAAGGACTTATTTTATATACCGTAGTTTGAGAACAAGTTTACTGCAACTCGTGAATATAGACAGAAAAGCTTTAAATTAgtctgaagaagaaaaacaaacactttatttcaaCTTTGTACCAGATTGGAGGCGTTATGAGTGATgcgtaaaaaaaccaaaacagttTGTCGTTATGAAAGAACACACTAAGCTGATGCATATTCACAAACCAAAAAGTAAAGCTCAGGCTTACAACGTTCAAAGAACTGGAAGTCTTTGGTTCATTCAGGAAGAAACGCAAACGTCAAACATtttacagccaaaaaaaaaaaacaaaagtgcaaaCCAAACGTCTCCCAACACTCCTCAGAGCTCCGTGTGCTTCATAGGTTTAAAGTGCATTCTTGCTCAGTAGTTAAGTGCATAGGTCAATAAACAGCAGGCGTGTGATTTATTCTGCAGCTAAAACTACACcgttaattaaaaatgttttttaatttttttttttttagtatcatCGCAAATACTGAACGctttaaataatttcaaaagTAGAATTGTTCTTAAAAACAAATGcaggtttaaaaagaaaaaaaaatctacgtCTGACAGATTTTGAAAATCATACTTTGTTTTTCACTTCGATGTACATTAAATTTCAAGGTGAAGGTGAAGTGAACACAGTTTGGTAGAAAGCATATTTTTCAGAAACAAAACTTAAAATACTGCCGTCGTTTAAATCCAGATTCACCAGATCTGAGTCAGCCCAAGCGTTTCTATTTAGTACAACACTACACTCCAAATTCACGTTACAAAACAAAAAGcggcagttttttaaaaatttctaaacaatatttacaatgtCCTAcaaaaatcttgatttttttttaggcttgagcaagataaataaatagatttttaaaaaagaaggtgGGCTGCAACCACAACAGCAGCGAAGCACTTAAATGCACCTGAGGAAGAAAAGAAGGACCAATCGCAAACTAAAACCGTTCAGGCATTCTACGTTATTATACTGGTGGTGTCCATTTCATCAAAGGTCCTCTCGTAGCGCACCGTGGAGGAGTAGCTCCTTCtctttttgtaaaaaacaaagccaACGGCTGAAAGGATGGCGAGGGTGACGATGACGAAGAACGCCAGTGCTATTGGAGTTCCTGCAGATCCTGAAAAACGAAGAGAAGGTTCATCATCAGGAAGTGTGGGAATGTTTCTCTGTCAGAAACACAGGCTGAATGAAGTCAGGCTTAGCAGTATTTTATTCAGGAGCCACATTAGACCCAGTTTGATCATTTAAAGTGAGCCAAACTTTAGcttttcattgtattttacCATTATTGTGGCCTTGTTTTAACGCCTCCTCATTTAATGAATGTCAATGAATAACTGAAggtaggggtgtcaaactcattttagttcagtgttTATTGGCTTCTTGggatccataaaaaaaaaaatatacagaaacatttacaccaaaaaatagtaaatacattaaaaaaaatacatgacataaaaattaagattggtaaaaaaaatgtgattttaaaggttttttaaatgtaaataaagttgacatGTCTTTCAAGTCCCTAAGCAATTTGTTAAAAGctctaaaaaaagacaaaaatgttatttgacagtttattttaggtgaggaaatgagtattttaatcaTTGTGCTCTGGTttacacttccacatataaattaattataaaatTTGTACGGCACTGATAAAATCATCGCAATaattgacagatatcagtccctgtaggatcttcactttcaatttatttttttattttgtggccaattttgATGTAATTTGAGGAGATTTTGTTGAATAAGTTGAGGGAAAATGCAGGATTTgggaagaatttttttttaacaatttgagattaaaagcACGGGGAAAATGTGTGTCCTGCTGCTACTGCTGTCGAGTTTCATTtaattgtgtattattttgccgACCTCTACTGagattaatttacacaatgattcatggtttctttgatttttttgctATCTAAAGAGAtgatctaatgctgcgttccaagCAACGTGGAACTCAAGATTTTCCGACCTCCTACTTAAgaaagtgacttggaacgccacctgaagcCGGAAAAGGAAACGAAATCTACAAATGTTTAAAAGCTCAGAATTGCCAATTTTGAAGttgccttgaacgcagcattatgtgtttttgtgtcttgttTGGCTCCATTCTGTTCATCACAAATCATGGGGTCATGAATCAGGAGTCGTCAGCTTTCCCCACTCATGACAAGTTTTGGTCATAAACATTGATCAGGATAGTTATTTACGACTGTCGGCCCGTTTCAAAACCAGCTATCGCAACAAATTCACACACACCTCACACAACAGGATCCTCTTATAGGATAGTATTATAAGACATAAGATAGTCTGGTGTCTGCCGTCCTTGGTCGTAAAGGAGTTTGTCTGATTTAACTGTCTTTATGTGCGTACCCAGCTTTAGGCCTTCAGTGACTTACAAATTTAAATGGAACCAACAGTAAATTtaacatatttcatgtttttgttagtttttttgtcatttttgctttgTGGATCATGAAAAGGAggccatttaaagaaaaaaaaaacagtctattcttatTTTCTTACTTCTTAAATCTCTGATGAAGCAGAAATATTTGCTTGGCTGATATCAGTAATGATTGGTTCCTTTTTCAGGCTACGTGATACTCACTCGCTGTAGTTTTGCAGACTACGCGGCTGTTGGTGGACTTGCACTTGACCAGATTCCAGACTCCATCTCCAGCCATCATGATGGGACAGTGTGGATCCGACACGGAGGCGGACACTGACGGCTCTGCCTTCCAGTTGGAGTAATCCAGAGACGAGCCGTCCTGCCAGGATACGGGTTTACCTGAAGGTAAAGGATGAACAAGGAGAACGACGACATAAGTCAAACTGCTGAACCATATGAATGGTTAGAATCAAACGGTCTACCTTCACTATCGAGCTCCATTCCCAGCCACACTCTGCTGGTAATCAGGGGGTCGTCTGATATGTACTTTGCCAGAAACTCATTCTCTTCTTTGGTTTTGATGGTCAGCAGCTCAGCGTCTGTCAGtagaaacaaaaagaacttTGTAGACTTGAACAGATTTTGTTGTGAACTGTTGCACATCAGAGAGTGAGAGCGCACCCATCTGCTGACAGATGGCCTCGGCCATGTCCATGCTGAACACGCTGTAGTTGTAGAGGCTCATGTCAAAGGCGTAACAGTGGCCCTGATTCTGCACCCACTTGGACACCCCGTTGTTCTGAGGGCAGTTGTTGCGTTCTGGCCCAGCTTGCATTCTGGCTCCTGTTAAACAGCAAAGAGACCAGACCAATGATTAAAGGCAGCCAGACACTGTGTGACTTATTCAATCGTTGTactgtactcagctccagctcaaattgtgtgactcaataagccttttcacactctggatgTGCACATGCACGACCTGTGGGGTTCATAGGTCAAGaggtataaaaatgtaaacaacacaTGTTTGTGCTTTGCGCTGAGATTTCCAGCTGACTTTTTGTATGATAAAGGTAGACTTAATCTATCTGACGTTCCAATATATTGCACTTAAAATATACTGGAATGTCTGGCTTTCAACAAACACGTTTCATTGAATATTTGCGTTTTtattaggccgggctaccggactgTGAAAAAAATTGGTGAATATAAATGATCTATTATAGTTTAATATTATGAATAAACATAAATGAATGGTAGTGGTACTGTGAGATggtgaaaatacacagaagaaCAGAATATACTGTATTGCTTATTTCTAATCACTTGAATTTGACCATTATTTTGGCCTTTTATAATGTTTAGTACTGAACATCATATCAGTGCTATACACCTAGAAAACTTTATGGAGCCTAAGCAGTGTAGCCAGGACCCATACATTTGCcaaaacaactttatttacttattttaacaaataaaattgaataattAGTTTACTCTGTAAACTTCATGGGATTTGTTAATtggttgtttatttaaataaagtatttcctAATTCTGattaagtgaaacagcactgatcagccAATTCATGTCTACAAAATTTGTctaattcagaaataaaagaaaggggtacttgagacacAAAAATTCTGAGACCCACTGGATTAAATGGTGccaggaataaaaaaagaaacggtTGTTTTCTTACTTTGAGAGGTGGTGGTGACTGTGGTGGTGTAGCAGACGGCTCCGTCTATCACAGCGCTGCAGCTGGTCCTCACCCACGTGCCAGCAGGTGTTATATAAACACAGCTGGCCTCAGGTTTGTCAGGGCTGGAGTTCTCACCCGTCTCTGCGATGGTGGCGTTGAAGTCAAAGGTGGTACCGTCTGACCACTCATAGACAGAACCACCGGCCTGCAGGCAGCATCGGACTGTTAGCTGCTAGAATCACAGCTgacagtaatcagattacatccTACGATGAACAGTTAACACTATAAAAATCCTCCTTAAGGAGCGTTGAACATCCATGAACTAAAAGTTAGTTTACGATGAGAAAAACTCAACCTAGAGCTGGGCGATGTATTGAGATTCAAGACAtatcaagttttatttattggggatataaaaaaaatagcataaaaagcagagttagatgattactgagtgtgtcctaacccagacttttccctaaacaagccacactacagaactcactcacacgtgctgtccctttgaCGAGAAAAACACTAAAGTGGCACCTATTGTGCAGCTGTGTGGCATTTGGATCAtttaatttaacccagaattgtctttctggtcagacttcatttgaaataaaataattgagatttatatcgcaTATTGCTATTTTGAAGACAAATATGGAGATATGAGTCCTGGTCCATATATTACCCAGCTCTAACTCAACCTCTCTCTGCTCTGCTCACACTCTGGTAGTGTGATATTCTTACGTCTTGGTTGGAGAAGCCAATCCACAGGGGGAACCCGTCCGTCTTAGCGAGGAGCTGCAGGTGTGTGTTGTGCTGGATGTCGTGGATGCTGGCCATGTGACCTCCACGCTGGCCACATTCTTCTAGAGCCTGATACCAACTCAGCTTCTTGGTCACCACTTCATAACGCAGGCTGCCGTAGTGCTGGAAGTCCAAGGATGACTGGTTGTATTCAGCTTTGTCTTCTGGAAACAAGAAACAAAGACACATTGGAAATCTTTGAGCATTAAATGGGATACGGTGATAAAGTTTTACAAAAGGTGTAAAAAACTACATTATCAACcaagatttctccctttggtttCAAAGCAGCATAAATACTTGCAACACTCGCCACGTGTGGTTATTGTCCTGCTGCAGAGTTTATTTCTTCACTGTGTTGCATTAAAGATAATCATCCGTCTGTCCATTAATGGCTCGACAGTTTTATTTCTTGTTACCAAGGATAGGAGGTCCTGGTGTGTTCCTCTGCAGCACAATCTCAGATTTGCTGGTCAATTATATTTGGAATCGtgcaattgataattaattacaattatgacgtaattataatgataaatgttacagttctacacataggcagttaattatttatcaagttttcccacattttaccattaaaaaaattaaattgaggTGTATACAgagacaaaaaaggctcagatgcccacactaaaaacattaaaacctacagtatatttttattgattaggaagcctaacaaggtaacaaatAGATAGAAAAGAAATGAGATTatagatattagttttagtGTATCTTACGgctttaggacccgttatcacaagagatgctaacataaagctaacacaagaggaaggttaacttttattaggttatttattaaaaagctcagtaattgtgattcattgtaatcgaactttagtaattaagaacgtaattttaattgactttctgaagatgcaaaataattgtgtttcaattgtaattggaaaaaactgCAATCATAATGAATGCATTCCGTGCTGATACATGTTTTGTTTCTGGGCTCCCTCTTGCCatgaattaaattatatttcaccgACTTTTACAACCTCGCCTTGACAGCAGTGTTCAGCTGTtccttgtgtattttcctcATTGTTTCTGTTATTGTCTGAGTTAAAACttattaattaaactgaatacGTTTGCTTGTCTTTTAAGCTTGTACTTGCAACAGACCTTAAAAATCTCTTTATTGAAAGACAACATAAACAGTGACACATATTAATTAAATGTATAAATGCAACACTGCTGGACTAttgatgttttaattttttcaaccctggttgttattttgtatttgccCTGATGCTGCCTCTTGACCAGGTGGCAACTGTAAATGAGAACTGGTTCTCAGTGACTAACCtggtaaaataaaagtaaaattagaaaaataaaaaaataaaaagcattagCACCAGTTTGACATTAATCATACACCTAAATATAAAGCTTGTGACTCCTTGACTAAGTTAGAATTACATTAGGAAAGAAATTATGAAtgaaggaaaaggaaaaatacCATTAAGTTTAGACACAGTATTGCCCTCTTAGAATAGAATGAATTAAagtgatttattcattaatCATGGAGGTGACTCACCATAATCCAGTTTACAAGCCACAATGGACTTCTGTTTGAACTCAGagtgtaaatatttattagaGATGAAAAGCCAAGTGCCCTGAGTGGTGAGACCGGCCATGAAGGATCCTTCTATATCCGGCCGACCTTTTGCCCAATTGGAATATTGGACATTTGTGCCATCGTACCACTTTGTCTGGTTAtctaaagagaaaaaatgtcaatattacCTCTAGAAATAAGGAAAAACCCACCTAAAAAGCATTTCTAACATTTGAAATATCCCAGCTTTAACATGAGGTACATTCAATGGTGTGAGCCAACACTTACCATTATCATCCTTAAATATTCCCAGCCACACAAAACGGACCAAGCTATCAAACGGCAGCAGTTGACTTCGCACAAACTCGTTCTCCTGAGCATTTCTGATGGTGAGAATCTCTGCATTTGGATCTTAAGAACCGACACGTGCACATTAGCAACAATCTGAGGCTTTTAAACAAGTACAATGCGTTGCTCAGTGCTGTTGGTGTCCTACCAATGCTTTTGCACGTGTCCTCTATACGTCCTTGGTCAAAACGCTCCCACCTGGAAGCGGTGAGCTGGAAAGCGTAACAGTTTTTCTTCCAGGGAATCCAGTTCGCACCATTCATTTTATGAGGGCACTTTGTTGCAACGTCATCAGGAGTGGGAATGATCTCCTCTGcaataaaaagggcaaaaacggAAAACCGTGATTGACTGCAAACACTCAATCTAAGTGTTTGTTACTATTCAGTTAAAACTGCTTTAATATCAGACAGTCAGTACCTgccagttctcttgaggattatTTCACTGTTTTGAAggcaatatttttattgattaggaagcttaacaaggtaaccaagagatgagaaacaaatttgatgataatattttacagctgatttaagacatgggtcaaaactgacccgttatcataagagatgctaacagaaagctaacacaagaaaaatATGACGTTTTATGTGGTTATTAATTTTAGGCTCAGTCATTTTGAATAATTGATTTTGAAATTGAGTAATTatgaacgtaattgtaattgcctttcaggaagaaaataaatgtaattgagttgtaattgaacatggataattaaagacgtaattgtaaataaaaaatgtatttgaccccaaTTCCGTCCCATATTTTAGATGCTTGATCTC containing:
- the marchf7 gene encoding E3 ubiquitin-protein ligase MARCHF7 isoform X2, with the translated sequence MDSRSKRLPTCLSNARTANTSSTPVSSTSLGSSRMYSRETAERNSRFLRASSPYKADLDKPSSRLMSSSRDYSSSDSRSPSWKLPSLSSSSRSYDRPWADSSFSSRNKPTDADWKLGMRSSLLASSDDGDTKRAKMSYDTRGLYSRAASASATGSIYTSNGRNHGRNEKQNDLDSSWSSSRLHPRPSSSSFSRPSMSRTEQDTKEEARLSGLGDRRVRSPGPGSALYRTERISSIHAQGARPKDSTYSSISGSSSSSAAARENFVNRPLSSSTSQRTSSLVQDYSRRIPPRFLSGSSSVHPSKEHPRNPESSSYYSCYSAPSARRETTLPPRPAPEGAEQDGRNSTCRLLSRLFTRRSSGSSSVCSPDNDSTSPGADRDEGVRKSAVDFRGSEITRGTIRNRRAEPTPVDETGRNGQCGGPARPRMALWRESDTSSNSSSSSSNSSTSRNSSTSSNGSTIRNSRSSSNGAGSGPASWLPSSLRGRCPPLLSRLRRYAGHEDVDSNADEEEDCVHPLRLLRRWDHVEPNSMQGEEEEEEDDDDDDDDEDVEEEGAVGLEALAAGSVSRQENDALPNLEDCWPHHRLFDALSASGGARGGMESTLDKLEEKSTTSQDQEKLRKIKERLLMEDSDDEDGDQCRICQMGEQSSSDPLIQPCRCTGSLQYVHQECIKRWLRSKVGSGTNLEAITTCELCKEKLRLDIHNFDIEELYRTHNSEYDEFISSGLYLVVLLHFYEQRFSDVLGSVDTARLFNLARILHERMDILESPTGESDEDTRPSVDFSDLDDDLDEY
- the marchf7 gene encoding E3 ubiquitin-protein ligase MARCHF7 isoform X1, whose product is MDSRSKRLPTCLSNARTANTSSTPVSSTSLGSSRMYSRETAERNSRFLRASSPYKADLDKPSSRLMSSSRDYSSSDSRSPSWKLPSLSSSSRSYDRPWADSSFSSRNKPTDADWKLGMRSSLLASSDDGDTKRAKMSYDTRGLYSRAASASATGSIYTSNGRNHGRSTYQPAQDEKQNDLDSSWSSSRLHPRPSSSSFSRPSMSRTEQDTKEEARLSGLGDRRVRSPGPGSALYRTERISSIHAQGARPKDSTYSSISGSSSSSAAARENFVNRPLSSSTSQRTSSLVQDYSRRIPPRFLSGSSSVHPSKEHPRNPESSSYYSCYSAPSARRETTLPPRPAPEGAEQDGRNSTCRLLSRLFTRRSSGSSSVCSPDNDSTSPGADRDEGVRKSAVDFRGSEITRGTIRNRRAEPTPVDETGRNGQCGGPARPRMALWRESDTSSNSSSSSSNSSTSRNSSTSSNGSTIRNSRSSSNGAGSGPASWLPSSLRGRCPPLLSRLRRYAGHEDVDSNADEEEDCVHPLRLLRRWDHVEPNSMQGEEEEEEDDDDDDDDEDVEEEGAVGLEALAAGSVSRQENDALPNLEDCWPHHRLFDALSASGGARGGMESTLDKLEEKSTTSQDQEKLRKIKERLLMEDSDDEDGDQCRICQMGEQSSSDPLIQPCRCTGSLQYVHQECIKRWLRSKVGSGTNLEAITTCELCKEKLRLDIHNFDIEELYRTHNSEYDEFISSGLYLVVLLHFYEQRFSDVLGSVDTARLFNLARILHERMDILESPTGESDEDTRPSVDFSDLDDDLDEY